A segment of the Anaerolineae bacterium genome:
TGAGAGTTCTGGACATTGTGGAACTTGGGGCGAAGCTATTGACATAGATTTTCCGCTCTGGTTATCGGGTCTGCAAGACCACCCTTGGGGGGGTAAACCGAAAAGGCTATCAGGCCCTCTCGCGGAGGAAATCTTTTGCTATTGATGAAATTTACCCCTGCCCAGGAACTCCGGGAGGGAAATTATTGCGCAAACACAGGAGGTGGTATGGCTCCCTACCTTGCCTTGAATTACATCATTACCTTTATCTGCTTCACCGATACCCACCTTCTCCTTCCCATAATGTCCCTTTATGCTCTGAGCATCGGTGCCAGCGTGGGAGCGATAGGCATTATTGTGGGGCTTTACTCCGCAATCAATACCCTGGCCAACATCTTCTTTGGCCGGCTAATTGACAGGGTGGGCTATAAAAGTCCTTTGATTTTTGGGCTATTTGGCGATGCCCTATGCATGTTTGGCTATACTCTGTGCCAATCTCCCGTCTGCCTGGCCCTATTGCGCGGCCTTCACGGGTTAGCAGGTGGAATAGCTGGACCAGCGACCATGTCCTTTACCGGGCAGCGTGTAACCAGAGGAAAGAGGGGAAGAGGTATGGGTTTCTACGGAGCCGCCCTAGCTTTAGCAAGCCTTATAGGCTATGGACTGAGCGGAATTTTAGCTTCCCGTTTGGGATACAAAGCCGTCTTCTACTTTGGATCGGCTTTGTTGTTTTTGGGCGGGATTTTGGCTTTGGCAATGCCAAGAGGTAAGCCTATCGCTCGCCCGGAAGTGGTCGTTGGGGAAGAACTAAGGAAAATAGGAAGCCTTTTGAAAAGAAGGGGGTTAATCATTTCTTACTGCTCTGTATTTGCTCAGTATTTCGCTTTCGGCAGTGTGGTCACTCTGTTGCCTCTGTATGTTAAAGGGTTAGGAATGGAAGCCTTTCAGGTGGCCATGCTCCTCGCCACCTTCACTATTGCTTTCATCTTTCTCCAGTTACCATCCGGGTTTCTGTCTGACAAAGTAGGGCGCTGGATACCTGTTGTTGCAGGGCTTTCATTAAGCGTCGTATCCCTGGTTGCTTTGCCCACTTTGAAGACCTTCACCTCTCTTGCTGCAGTTATGGCGCTATATGGCATGGCTTACAGCTTATTATTCCCCTCCATATCAGCCCTAATCACCGATTATACTGACCATGGGGAACAAGGGTTAGCCACAGGAATCTTTCATGCTTTGCTTACCGCTGGCGTTGGCTTTGGGGCGCCTTTCATGGGCTGGGTTGCTGAATTAACGGGAATTGAGTTGGGCTTGGCCCTCAGCTCGGGGCCGTTTGCTTTAACTTTGTTAATCCTCTTGCTCATTGGGGCCCTTGGCGGCATCGGAAAAGCAAGCAATGGACCTCATTAGAGGTTCGGTGTCGGGGTAGCGTTTCCAGGGGCTTTCAGTATCAAAAAACAACCGTAACAACGTAGTAATAAACGCCAATCGCTGCGAACAGAAGGCTGTCTATTCTATCCAGCATCCCTCCGTGACCCGGGAAGATGGTCCCTGAATCTTTAGCTCCAACCTGTCTTTTAATCATAGAAACAGCTAAATCCCCGAAGGGCGCAGTAGTAGCCACGATAATTCCCAGGGCCAGGCTGTGGTGCAGGGGAATTCCCGCAATGGTTCCGAGAACGATAGCCGCCAGCACTCCGGCCAGCCATCCGCCAATTGTTCCTTCCCAAGTTTTCTTGGGGCTCAGGCGGGGCCAGATGGGCCTCTTGCCCCATTTTAGCCCCACAAAGTAGGCTCCCGAGTCTTCCGCCCAGGTAATAAAAAGGGTTAACAAAACCCAGGTGTAACCATTGGGGAGGGAACGTAAAGAAACAAAATGGCTGATGAGCCAGCCGATATAGAATCCTCCCGCCAGGGTAAGAGCCCAATCAACGGCTGGGTAAATAGTCCGGCGAAAAAGTTGCCAGATGGTAGCAACCACTATCCACGCTGAGAGGCCAAAGGGGAGGAGGTTAAGGTGTGGCCAGAAAGCATTCAAGACCAGAAAAGCGGTGAGGATAAGGCCCATTGGCCAGAGGGGATTGAACCCCCCTTTTTCCATTAATCGGAAAAACTCCCATGTGGCTATGAGGGCGGCCGCTCCCACTACTAAAGCGAAAAGTATTCCCCCAGCCCATGTTATTAGAATAATAGCCGGGATAAGCAAAGCAGCGACCAGGACCCGGTTTCGGAATTGGGATTGCTCTAATTTGGCCATGTAGGAGGAGCTTTTACCTTTCTTTGAGGAGTCCAAATCTTCTTTCACGGCGGCTGTAATCTAAAAGGGCTTTGTATAATTCTTCCTCGTCAAAATCGGGCCAGTAAACGGGCGTGGAATAATACTCAGCGTAGGCGCTTTGCCAGAGGAGAAAATTGGAGAGCCTCATCTCTCCAGCCGTCCGAATTATAAGGTCAGGGTCAGGAATGCCAGCGGTGTAAAGGTGCGAAGAGATAAGCTCTTCGTTAATTTCCTCAGGTTTGTAGCCTTTAGCAACTATCTTGCGAACCGCATCTACGATCTCAGTTCTGCCTCCGTAATTGAAAGCCACGCACAGAATAAGGCGATCGTTCTCCTTGGTAGCTTCCACCACCTGGCGGATTTTTTCCTGAAGTTCCTCAGGGACTCCATCCATCCGGCCTATATGGCGGACCTGCACCCCTTCCTTTACCAGTTCGGGCAGCGATTGGTCTATATACTGGTTCAATAAATTGAAGAGGCCCTCCACTTCCTCTCTGGGCCTTCCCCAGTTTTCAGTGGAGAAGGCATAGATAGTCACGTATTTTATCCCCCATTCTCCACAGGCTCTGAGGACACGGCGCAAGTTTTCTGCTCCAGCTCTGTGGCCTGCCAATCTTGGCAATCCCCTTTGTTTAGCCCAGCGCCCGTTGCCGTCCATTATAAAACCGATATGCTTTGGAAGGTTCTGAATCGCCTCTTTCTTCACTTTCTTTCAGATCTCCATTATCTCTTTTTTCTTGACTTCCCCGATCTCGTCTATCTTCTTCACTATCTCTTCGGTCATCTCATCAAGCCTGTCTCTGGCCCGGAAGAATTCGTCTTCGGAGATAAGTTTTTCGTCCTGCAGTTCTTTCAGCTGCTCCAGGCCATCCCGCCGACAGTTACGGACAGCTATTTTGGCTTCTTCAAGCCTCCTGGAGACTACCTTGACGAGCTCTTTGCGCCTTTCCTCTGTGAGGCGTGGAATATTTATCCTTATGACCTTGCCATCGTTCATGGGAGTAAGGCCCAGGTCCGATTTGAGGATAGCCTTCTCTATGGCGGGTAAGGCGGAAGAATCCCACGGCCTCACCACCAGAAGCCTGGGCTCCGGAGCCGTTATAGAAGCGAGCTGGTTCAGAGGTAAAAGGGTCCCGTAGTATTCCACCTTTACTTTCTCCAGAAGAGCAGGAGAAGCACGCCCTGTCCTCAGAGCCTTGAGGTCTTCCTGAAGAACTTCTACAGCTTTTTCCATTCGGGACCGCACATCCTTAAAGATTTCTTCCACCATATTGGCCTCCTTCAGCAAATTACGGTCCCAACCGGTTCGCCCAGGATCACCTTTTCCAGTGCTCCCTCTTCCCAGAGGTTAACCACGTAGATAGGGAGATTGTGCTCCATACAGAGGGAAATGGCGGTGCTGTCAATCACTCCTACCCTCATTTTCAGGGCTTCCATATAGGAAAGGCGCTCAAAGCGCACAGCATTGGGATTGACTTTGGGGTCATCGGAGTAAACTCCGTCCACCTTTGTGGCCTTTATCAGAACTTCGGCGTGAATTTCCATAGCTCTCAGGGCAGCGGCGGTGTCGGTAGTGAAGTAAGGCTGGCCTGTTCCTGCGGCCATTATGACTACCCTGCCTTTTTCCAGGTGACGGATAGCCCGGAGGCGGATGTAAGGTTCAGCCACACTCC
Coding sequences within it:
- a CDS encoding MFS transporter, which translates into the protein MAPYLALNYIITFICFTDTHLLLPIMSLYALSIGASVGAIGIIVGLYSAINTLANIFFGRLIDRVGYKSPLIFGLFGDALCMFGYTLCQSPVCLALLRGLHGLAGGIAGPATMSFTGQRVTRGKRGRGMGFYGAALALASLIGYGLSGILASRLGYKAVFYFGSALLFLGGILALAMPRGKPIARPEVVVGEELRKIGSLLKRRGLIISYCSVFAQYFAFGSVVTLLPLYVKGLGMEAFQVAMLLATFTIAFIFLQLPSGFLSDKVGRWIPVVAGLSLSVVSLVALPTLKTFTSLAAVMALYGMAYSLLFPSISALITDYTDHGEQGLATGIFHALLTAGVGFGAPFMGWVAELTGIELGLALSSGPFALTLLILLLIGALGGIGKASNGPH
- a CDS encoding phosphatidate cytidylyltransferase → MKEDLDSSKKGKSSSYMAKLEQSQFRNRVLVAALLIPAIILITWAGGILFALVVGAAALIATWEFFRLMEKGGFNPLWPMGLILTAFLVLNAFWPHLNLLPFGLSAWIVVATIWQLFRRTIYPAVDWALTLAGGFYIGWLISHFVSLRSLPNGYTWVLLTLFITWAEDSGAYFVGLKWGKRPIWPRLSPKKTWEGTIGGWLAGVLAAIVLGTIAGIPLHHSLALGIIVATTAPFGDLAVSMIKRQVGAKDSGTIFPGHGGMLDRIDSLLFAAIGVYYYVVTVVF
- the uppS gene encoding polyprenyl diphosphate synthase, with translation MDGNGRWAKQRGLPRLAGHRAGAENLRRVLRACGEWGIKYVTIYAFSTENWGRPREEVEGLFNLLNQYIDQSLPELVKEGVQVRHIGRMDGVPEELQEKIRQVVEATKENDRLILCVAFNYGGRTEIVDAVRKIVAKGYKPEEINEELISSHLYTAGIPDPDLIIRTAGEMRLSNFLLWQSAYAEYYSTPVYWPDFDEEELYKALLDYSRRERRFGLLKER
- the frr gene encoding ribosome recycling factor, giving the protein MVEEIFKDVRSRMEKAVEVLQEDLKALRTGRASPALLEKVKVEYYGTLLPLNQLASITAPEPRLLVVRPWDSSALPAIEKAILKSDLGLTPMNDGKVIRINIPRLTEERRKELVKVVSRRLEEAKIAVRNCRRDGLEQLKELQDEKLISEDEFFRARDRLDEMTEEIVKKIDEIGEVKKKEIMEI
- the pyrH gene encoding UMP kinase, with the protein product MNLKYRRVMIKIGGEALAGPKGFGIDPEKAMEVARKIKSVKDLGAEVAIVVGAGNIWRGRDGIEHGMDQATADHMGMLATVMNSLALQDALEKLGVTTRVQTAIEMRSVAEPYIRLRAIRHLEKGRVVIMAAGTGQPYFTTDTAAALRAMEIHAEVLIKATKVDGVYSDDPKVNPNAVRFERLSYMEALKMRVGVIDSTAISLCMEHNLPIYVVNLWEEGALEKVILGEPVGTVIC